In candidate division KSB1 bacterium, the genomic stretch TTGCATCGAATTAAACCACATGCTCCACCGCTTGTGCGGGCCCCCGTCAATTCCTTTGAGTTTCACCCTTGCGAGCGTACTCCCCAGGTGGGTCACTTAATGCGTTAGCGTCGATACCGAAGGGGTCGAATCCCCCGACATCTAGTGACCATCGTTTACGGTGCGGACTACCAGGGTATCTAATCCTGTTTGCTCCCCGCACTTTCGCGCCTCAGCGTCAATGTCCAGCCAGCAGATCGCCTTCGCCACCGGTGTTCTTCCTGATATCTACGCATTCCACCGCTACACCAGGAATTCCATCTGCCCCTCTGGCATTCAAGGGGGACAGTTTCGGAAGCAATTGATACGGTTAAGCCGCACGATTTCACTCCCGACACATCCCTCCGCCTACACGCCCTTTACACCCAGTAAATCCGGACAACGCTTGCACCCTCCGTATTACCGCGGCTGCTGGCACGGAGTTAGCCGGTGCTTACTTTGGAGGTACCGTCATTGCCACAGAATGGCTATTCGTCCCTCCCTACAGAAGTTTACAATGCAAAGCACCTTCATCCTTCACGCGGCGTTGCTGCGTCAGGCTTTCGCCCATTGCGCAATATTCCTCACTGCTGCCTCCCATAGGAGTCTGGGCCGTATCTCAGTCCCAGTGTGGCTGATCATCCTCTCAGACCAGCTACCCATCGTCGCCTTGGTGAGCCGTTACCTCGCCAACAAGCTAATGGGGCGCGACCTCATCCCGGAGCGATAAATCTTTCAAGCACGGCCCATGCGAGCCACGCTCAATATGCGGTATTAGCGGAAGTTTCCCTCCGTTGTTCCCCACTCCAGGGCAGATTAGTCACGTGTTACGCACCCGTTCGCCACTAACTATATTGCTATAGCCCGTTCGACTTGCATGTGTTAAGCACGCCGCCAGCGTTCGTCCTGAGCCAGGATCAAACTCTCCGTTGTAGTTTATACTTCAGAGATTATTGTCCAACTAATTGATTCAAGGACCTTCCGACAAGTGTTGTTCGCCTTCTCGTCGGACACGCACATTTCCTTCTTGTCAAAGAGCAAAAGCAGCCTTCATCGGCGACAAACCAAAAATCCTCGCCGCCGACGCGGCTACCGGCTGGTGACCCAGCCATTCCGTTTTAGGAAGCCTAATTTAGGCTTTTGCACGCAGACTGTCAAGCCCTTTTCCAACCGTTTCAACCCCCCGGCTAAACCTTCTTCACCAACTATTCATAGCATTGAAACACATTAACTCCATATTTTAAATAACTTACATGAACAACTCGCCCTGTCATCAAGAGAGGCATGGGTCAGAAACACTCAATCCTGAAGAGGCCACTTCAACCAATTACGTCTCCACTTCGCCCGAATCTCACTTCAACAACAGAAGCTTTTCCGTCCGCACGCCGAACTGGCTGGACAACTGTGCAAAGTACACCCCCGATGCGTATTCGATGAAATTCAGTGAAATCCGGTGAGTACCGGCCGGTAAAAGCTCGGTGGTCAAGGTTTCCAGTTCGCGGCCAGAAATATCAAACAATCGCAGGTCCACCGCTCCGGCGGACGGCAACGAATATTCGAGATTCGTCGTCGAGTTGAACGGATTAGGGTAGGCGGAAAGGCCGTAGGACGAAGGCGGCGAGACAAAGTGCCCGTCACTGCCCGAGCAGGTCTGCACGTCCAGCGACGTGATTTCCGTGGTGACCGTGTCCGTTCCGAGTACCCAGTGGAGGTAATACGGCCCGGCGTTGATCGGAAATCCCATCAGACAGTGGGTGTAGCCGAGGCTAACCAGCAGCGTGTCACCGGGCGGAATCGACTGGCCCAGATCTTCCCAATAGTCGAAGAACTGGCCGCCGTCATCCGGGACGATGTCGATGATCAACGTGTCCAGTGTCGCCGGCGCGTAACCGTGGTTCCACACACGAATCTGGATTGTCACCGAATCGACGCAGAAACAGATCCGTTCGTCGTAACCCGCAAGCGAATCCGCTCCCGGCAATGCAGTCGTCGGCAAATCCAGCCACGCTACGTACGCATCGCCGCCATTGCCAAACACATTGGCGTGCACGTGCTTGCCCGCGGCAATCAGAAACTCGCCGTCCGCGCTAAGATCCAGCGAGAAGCAGGAGCCGGGCAAATCGAGCTCAAAGTACGGCTCGGGAACCCAGCGGTTGAACACCACCGCTTCACCATTCTGCTCGCCCTGATCGCCCCACGATCCCACGACAAACCAATTCCCATCCTCCGAGACGTCCGCATCGATGGGCAAGTCTTGATAGCCGGTCCCCTGCCGGTATTGATAGGACCAGAGCGGCTGACCGGTCTGCAGATCATGAACGCGAATGTAGTTCCGATCATAGGTCTGGGCATACCAGCAGCTCACCCCGTAGGTCGTATCGGGCGAAATCAGGAGTTGACCGCAGAAGCGCATGTTCAAACCGGAACTCCAGCGCTGGACATAATGCTCCCCATCCCATTGGCGACAGCGCACGGCCTGGAATCCAGTCAGCAGCCAATTGCCGTCCGCCGACATCGCCAGACCGTCGGTGGACGCATCGATCTGCACGACATCGCGCGCCGTACTCGAATCG encodes the following:
- a CDS encoding T9SS type A sorting domain-containing protein — protein: MPLRLALLTLFCATSTFAAATRAVTTERGLFIESYAGEFARGPVRVTVDDPSVFWSRNLATGIFNSTSITDSLYCYTGSGQNAPREAAQYLVDGDGTPVLALEGLEWEVASQPDGPYWAAIDRDAANFNTLYFMRDDLPEPLWQYNLGYGYVGGTRCLQFSNDGSTLALFFGQLDQQPPYIFAWDVAAQDSNPLCAYLVEAGQGVSARAMSVSFDGALIAATADNFIHVVWRDSSTARDVVQIDASTDGLAMSADGNWLLTGFQAVRCRQWDGEHYVQRWSSGLNMRFCGQLLISPDTTYGVSCWYAQTYDRNYIRVHDLQTGQPLWSYQYRQGTGYQDLPIDADVSEDGNWFVVGSWGDQGEQNGEAVVFNRWVPEPYFELDLPGSCFSLDLSADGEFLIAAGKHVHANVFGNGGDAYVAWLDLPTTALPGADSLAGYDERICFCVDSVTIQIRVWNHGYAPATLDTLIIDIVPDDGGQFFDYWEDLGQSIPPGDTLLVSLGYTHCLMGFPINAGPYYLHWVLGTDTVTTEITSLDVQTCSGSDGHFVSPPSSYGLSAYPNPFNSTTNLEYSLPSAGAVDLRLFDISGRELETLTTELLPAGTHRISLNFIEYASGVYFAQLSSQFGVRTEKLLLLK